The following proteins are co-located in the Legionella busanensis genome:
- a CDS encoding Dam family site-specific DNA-(adenine-N6)-methyltransferase translates to MTKVKPFLKWAGSKFRCLDIILSELPQAKRLIEPFAGSGAIFINSNYSNYLLAEQNQDLVLMFQTLQQEGLNFIDYCEQFFTSTNNSADRYYQLREQFNHCKGSRLRAALFLYLNRHGYNGLCRYNKKGVYNVPFGRYTKPYFPRAEMLFFHQKSQAVKFLQSDFRATFKLAEPGDIIYCDPPYVPLSASANFSSYTQFKFTEQDHIELAQLAKYSAGQGITVIISNHDTAFTRHHYQESEIISFPVKRFISCQSLSRRPAQELMAIFKGDS, encoded by the coding sequence ATGACAAAAGTTAAGCCTTTTCTTAAATGGGCTGGTAGTAAATTTCGCTGCCTTGATATTATTCTTTCTGAGCTTCCTCAAGCTAAGCGTTTAATAGAGCCTTTTGCTGGTTCAGGCGCTATCTTTATTAACTCGAATTATTCTAATTATTTACTAGCAGAGCAAAACCAAGATCTTGTTCTTATGTTTCAAACATTACAGCAAGAAGGATTAAATTTTATTGATTACTGTGAACAATTTTTTACCTCAACGAATAATTCAGCTGACCGTTATTATCAATTAAGAGAACAATTTAACCACTGTAAAGGTTCACGGTTACGAGCTGCCTTATTTTTGTATTTAAATCGGCATGGTTATAATGGCCTGTGTCGCTATAATAAAAAGGGTGTATATAATGTCCCTTTTGGACGCTACACTAAACCTTACTTTCCACGCGCTGAAATGTTATTTTTTCACCAAAAAAGCCAGGCAGTAAAATTTTTACAAAGTGATTTTAGAGCAACTTTTAAGCTTGCAGAACCAGGTGATATTATATATTGTGACCCACCCTATGTACCTTTATCAGCTAGTGCAAATTTTTCTTCTTACACTCAATTTAAATTTACTGAGCAAGATCATATAGAGCTTGCACAACTAGCAAAATACAGTGCCGGTCAAGGGATAACCGTTATTATTTCTAATCATGATACAGCATTTACCCGACATCATTATCAAGAAAGTGAAATCATTTCTTTTCCTGTTAAACGCTTTATTAGCTGTCAATCACTAAGCCGTAGGCCGGCTCAGGAGCTCATGGCTATTTTTAAAGGCGATTCTTAA